Proteins encoded together in one Staphylococcus aureus window:
- a CDS encoding LLM class flavin-dependent oxidoreductase, with amino-acid sequence MVKLSVLDYALIDEGKDAQKALQDSVTLAKLADRLGFKRIWFTEHHNVPAFACSSPELLMMHTLAQTNHIRVGSGGVMLPHYRPYKIAEHFRMMAALYPNRIDLGIGNNPGTTMVKQALDGINPTYDSYDESISLLRDYLTIKDKPSAHTLGVQPHIDHFPEMWLLSSSATSAKIAAELGIGLSVGTFLLPDINAIHAAKDNIDIYKKHFQASTIKMDAKVMASVFVIVADNEAEVAALQHALDVWLLGKLQFAEFEDFPSVDTAQKYKLNDRDKEMIQAHQARIIAGTQEKVKAQLDDFIATFEVDEVLVAPLIPGIEQRCKTLKLLAEIYL; translated from the coding sequence TTGGTTAAATTAAGCGTATTAGACTATGCCTTAATAGATGAAGGTAAGGATGCACAAAAGGCATTGCAAGATTCAGTGACACTTGCAAAATTAGCAGATCGACTTGGCTTTAAGCGAATTTGGTTTACGGAACATCATAATGTACCAGCGTTTGCGTGTAGTAGTCCAGAACTTTTGATGATGCATACATTGGCGCAGACAAATCACATACGAGTTGGCTCTGGTGGTGTGATGCTGCCGCACTATCGACCTTATAAAATTGCTGAGCATTTTAGAATGATGGCAGCGTTATATCCAAATCGTATTGATTTAGGTATTGGTAATAATCCAGGTACTACTATGGTAAAGCAAGCTTTAGATGGAATAAATCCTACATATGATAGTTACGATGAATCGATTTCGTTATTACGTGATTATCTTACAATAAAGGATAAACCAAGTGCGCATACGTTAGGTGTCCAACCACACATTGATCATTTTCCAGAAATGTGGTTATTAAGTAGTAGCGCAACATCTGCCAAAATAGCTGCCGAACTAGGTATAGGGCTTTCTGTTGGAACATTTTTGCTACCAGATATAAATGCGATACATGCAGCGAAGGATAACATTGATATTTACAAAAAACATTTCCAAGCATCAACGATTAAAATGGACGCAAAGGTGATGGCATCTGTATTTGTCATTGTAGCTGATAACGAAGCGGAAGTAGCAGCATTACAACATGCCTTAGATGTTTGGTTATTAGGTAAATTACAATTTGCAGAATTTGAAGATTTTCCTTCAGTAGACACAGCACAAAAGTATAAGCTTAATGATCGAGACAAAGAGATGATTCAAGCACATCAAGCACGCATCATTGCAGGTACACAAGAAAAGGTTAAAGCACAATTAGATGATTTCATTGCTACGTTTGAAGTTGATGAGGTGTTAGTAGCACCGCTTATTCCAGGTATTGAACAGCGTTGTAAAACATTAAAATTACTCGCGGAAATTTATTTGTAG
- a CDS encoding glycine cleavage system protein H: MKKLANYLWVEKVGDLYVFSMTPELQDDIGTVGYVEFVSPDEVKVDDEIVSIEASKTVIDVQTPLSGTIIERNTKAEEEPTILNSEKPEENWLFKLDDVDKEAFLALPEA, encoded by the coding sequence ATGAAAAAGTTAGCCAATTATTTATGGGTAGAAAAAGTAGGAGATTTGTATGTGTTTAGTATGACACCTGAATTGCAAGATGATATTGGGACAGTAGGTTATGTTGAATTCGTAAGTCCAGATGAAGTTAAAGTGGATGATGAAATTGTGAGTATCGAAGCATCGAAAACGGTCATTGATGTGCAAACGCCATTGTCAGGAACGATTATTGAGCGAAATACAAAAGCGGAAGAAGAACCGACAATTTTAAACTCTGAAAAACCAGAAGAAAATTGGTTGTTCAAATTGGATGATGTCGATAAAGAAGCATTCCTAGCATTACCGGAGGCTTAA
- a CDS encoding protein-ADP-ribose hydrolase, translated as METLKSNKARLEYLINDMHRERNDNDVLVMPSSFEDLWELYRGLANVRPALPVSDEYLAVQDAMLSDLNRQHVTDLKDLKPIKGDNIFVWQGDITTLKIDAIVNAANSRFLGCMQANHDCIDNIIHTKAGVQVRLDCAEIIRQQGRNEGVGKAKITRGYNLPAKYIIHTVGPQIRRLPVSKMNQDLLAKCYLSCLKLADQHSLNHVAFCCISTGVFAFPQDEAAEIAVRTVESYLKETNSTLKVVFNVFTDKDLQLYKEAFNRDAE; from the coding sequence ATGGAAACGTTAAAATCAAATAAAGCGAGACTTGAATATTTAATCAATGATATGCATCGAGAGAGAAATGACAATGACGTATTGGTAATGCCATCTTCATTTGAAGATTTGTGGGAATTATATCGAGGCTTAGCAAATGTCAGACCGGCATTACCTGTAAGTGATGAATATTTAGCTGTACAAGATGCTATGTTAAGTGATTTGAATCGTCAACATGTTACGGATTTGAAGGATTTGAAGCCGATAAAAGGTGACAATATCTTTGTTTGGCAAGGTGATATCACGACGTTAAAAATCGATGCTATTGTTAATGCTGCAAATAGTCGTTTTCTAGGATGTATGCAAGCTAATCATGACTGCATTGATAATATTATTCATACAAAAGCGGGTGTTCAAGTTCGACTTGATTGTGCAGAGATCATTCGACAACAAGGGCGCAATGAAGGTGTAGGTAAAGCCAAAATAACACGTGGATATAATTTGCCAGCAAAGTATATAATTCATACGGTTGGTCCGCAAATACGTCGATTGCCTGTTTCAAAGATGAATCAGGACTTGTTAGCTAAATGTTATCTTAGCTGTCTTAAATTGGCTGATCAACATAGTTTAAATCATGTCGCTTTTTGCTGTATATCTACAGGTGTATTTGCTTTTCCTCAAGATGAAGCAGCAGAAATTGCTGTTCGAACAGTAGAAAGCTATCTCAAAGAAACAAATTCAACATTGAAAGTCGTGTTCAATGTATTTACAGATAAGGATTTACAACTGTATAAGGAGGCATTTAACCGTGATGCAGAGTAG
- a CDS encoding NAD-dependent deacetylase, which produces MQSSKWNAMSLLMDDKTKQAEVLRTAIDEADAIVIGIGAGMSASDGFTYVGERFTENFPDFIEKYRFFDMLQASLHPYGSWQEYWAFESRFITLNYLDQPVGQSYLALKSLVEGKQYHIITTNADNAFDVADYDMTHVFHIQGEYILQQCSQHCHAQTYRNDDLIRKMVVAQQDMLIPWEMIPRCPKCDAPMEVNKRKAEVGMVEDAEFHAQLHRYNAFLEQHQDDKVLYLEIGIGYTTPQFVKHPFQRMTRKNENALYMTMNKKAYRIPNSIQERTIHLTEDISTLITAALRNDSTTKNNNIGETEDVLNRTD; this is translated from the coding sequence ATGCAGAGTAGTAAGTGGAATGCAATGTCTCTGTTAATGGATGACAAGACAAAGCAGGCTGAAGTATTGCGTACTGCGATTGATGAAGCAGATGCGATAGTGATTGGAATTGGTGCAGGCATGTCTGCATCTGACGGATTTACATATGTAGGAGAGCGTTTTACGGAAAATTTCCCAGATTTTATTGAAAAATATCGCTTCTTTGATATGTTGCAAGCGAGTTTACATCCTTATGGCAGTTGGCAAGAGTATTGGGCATTTGAGAGTCGTTTTATTACATTAAACTATTTAGATCAACCTGTAGGTCAGTCTTACCTCGCTTTAAAATCCTTGGTGGAAGGTAAACAGTACCACATTATAACTACGAATGCAGATAATGCTTTCGATGTAGCTGATTATGATATGACTCATGTATTTCATATACAAGGGGAGTATATACTGCAACAGTGTAGTCAGCATTGTCATGCTCAAACGTATCGCAATGATGATTTAATTCGTAAAATGGTTGTTGCGCAACAAGATATGCTTATACCTTGGGAGATGATTCCAAGATGTCCAAAATGTGATGCCCCAATGGAAGTGAATAAACGTAAAGCGGAAGTTGGGATGGTTGAAGATGCTGAATTTCATGCGCAACTACATCGTTATAATGCTTTTCTAGAGCAACATCAAGATGATAAAGTGTTGTATTTGGAAATTGGAATTGGTTATACTACACCACAATTTGTGAAGCATCCTTTTCAGCGTATGACACGTAAAAATGAAAATGCCCTTTATATGACGATGAATAAAAAGGCATATCGCATTCCGAATTCAATTCAAGAACGTACCATACATTTAACTGAGGATATCTCAACATTGATTACAGCAGCACTCCGGAACGACAGCACAACGAAAAATAACAACATTGGAGAGACAGAAGATGTACTTAATAGAACCGATTAG
- a CDS encoding lipoate--protein ligase yields MYLIEPIRNGEYITDGAIALAMQVYVNQHIFLDEDILFPYYCDPKVEIGRFQNTAIEVNQDYIDKHSIQVVRRDTGGGAVYVDKGAVNMCCILEQDTSIYGDFQRFYQPAIKALHTLGATDVVQSGRNDLTLNGKKVSGAAMTLMNNRIYGGYSLLLDVNYEAMDKVLKPNRKKIASKGIKSVRARVGHLREALDEKYRDITIEEFKNLMVTQILGIDDIKEAKRYELTDADWEAIDELADKKYKNWDWNYGKSPKYEYNRSERLSSGTVDITISVEQNRIADCRIYGDFFGQGDIKDVEEALQGTKMTREDLTHQLKQLDIVYYFGNVTVEALVDMILS; encoded by the coding sequence ATGTACTTAATAGAACCGATTAGAAATGGAGAATATATTACTGATGGTGCGATTGCACTCGCTATGCAAGTTTATGTTAACCAGCATATCTTTTTAGATGAAGATATTTTATTCCCTTATTATTGTGATCCAAAAGTGGAAATTGGACGTTTTCAAAATACTGCTATAGAAGTGAATCAAGATTATATAGATAAACACAGTATTCAAGTAGTTCGCCGAGATACTGGTGGTGGCGCTGTGTATGTTGATAAAGGTGCCGTTAATATGTGTTGTATTTTAGAACAAGACACTTCAATTTATGGTGATTTTCAACGATTTTATCAACCAGCTATAAAGGCGTTGCATACATTAGGTGCAACAGATGTGGTACAAAGCGGTAGAAATGATTTAACATTGAATGGTAAAAAAGTGTCAGGCGCCGCAATGACATTAATGAATAATCGTATTTATGGCGGTTATTCGCTATTACTTGATGTTAATTATGAAGCAATGGATAAAGTGTTAAAGCCTAATCGCAAAAAGATTGCATCGAAAGGGATTAAATCTGTGCGCGCACGTGTTGGTCATCTTAGAGAAGCACTGGATGAAAAGTATCGTGATATAACCATTGAAGAATTTAAAAATTTAATGGTGACGCAGATTTTGGGAATCGATGACATTAAAGAGGCGAAACGATATGAATTAACGGATGCAGATTGGGAAGCGATTGATGAATTAGCTGATAAAAAGTATAAAAATTGGGATTGGAATTATGGCAAGTCACCCAAATATGAATACAATCGAAGTGAAAGATTATCTTCAGGTACGGTAGACATAACAATTTCTGTTGAACAAAATCGTATCGCAGATTGTCGTATTTATGGGGATTTCTTTGGACAAGGTGATATAAAAGATGTGGAAGAAGCATTACAAGGAACAAAAATGACAAGAGAAGATTTAACGCATCAGTTAAAGCAATTAGACATCGTTTATTATTTTGGCAATGTTACGGTAGAAGCATTAGTGGATATGATTTTAAGTTAA